ATATGATGATAACAAAGATAAAGTTTGGCGAGTTGAAGTATTTACGTTACGTGGAAGGGTGTGGAGAAGTCCGTTAACCAAACTTCCTCGTAAATGGTTAAAAATTGATTTGTATCGCAAAGGTACTGGTTACAAAACTCCATTGGTTATAAACGGGTTTATTTACTGGTGTGCCTATAGTAATTCTACTAACATGGTCGTAttttttgatttgggaagtgaagaATTCGCAAAAGTACAAGTACCTAGTTATTTATACAACACTTTCGACATCTTTAAGCTAAGAAACTCTCTTGGTGTGGTAGGGATTGATAGAGAAGAGGTTCACAATGTGTGTTTATTGGACCATGTTTCAAAATCGTTTATCAAGCTCTACACTTTCACCTTACCAAAGATGTGGTCATGGTCGAAAATATTGGGATTCAGGGATGATGAGCAACTTATAATCATAAAGAGGGATAATGATGCACATGGATCTGAGTTTGTAGCTTACGATCCGAATTTGAAACACTTCAACGGTCTTAAGAACGATGTGAGTTGTTTCACTTTTACCTCCTACTCAGAATCACTACTTTTGCTTGATCAATCAGGCacacttgatgatgatgatgatgatgaaggtgatgtTGCACACACTACAAGATTTTTAGATCACCAACGCTGAAATCTACTCATTTGTTTGGAGAATGAAACAAggaatatatgaatatattgaagatGAAAGCCTAATTAATATTCTCACATTTTAGTTTTTCGTTACTTAATATTTGCATTGATGCATTTTTGGTAGCTTTTAAATCTTAGTTTATGATTTgttattgattatttattatttatgaaatATGAATTATGATTTATGATGATGATTAGACATTTAGAGGGATATAAGGTACACACTGAATCAACATCATCTAATAGTATTGAAGCCAACTTGTTTTCACATGAATGCTTTCAACTCGTGCTCTGGTGTTTCGTCTATGAGAAATTAATTTATTACTCCataatatatacatacaaacacacaccaaaaccccaaGTGGATTATTTGTCAAGTTATTGACTGCAAATAGTATAAGGTTTGTATTATTGGTTCACAGTTAATTGTGATGACCAATGTGGTAGTAACAGTTTGGAGATCAATTGTACATTGATActttgatacttaataataatattacttccaaaatcatcaaaTTAATTTTTGCAGATGAAATTTACTCGATTGATGTTGTTGAGTTTGGTCACAATTTGATCATCCATGTTTATGTTAATACATCTCGAAACGTAAATCACACTCTGCCTTCAATTGATTAATTGTTAAGGTGGTTAACATTGAGTCTTTTATTATGGTGGTGTTTAGATTGTATTTTGGCGGTGTTTTTTAGTTATATATGCTTTTGCTGCTAATTATAATTAAGCTCCTTTGATGTTGTTTATGTTGTATATTGTGCAAATGCCTTTATGCTGTTTCTGGGTCAAAGAATTATACATTATAAATGCAGTATACTAGTGGTCACAATGAGAGAGGGTAACTTTGACCCATTTTCTTAAGAATGGGTAGATTTGTTAATGCATGCAAGTATCTCAAATATTTTGATTAGTGTTGTAACATTATCGCTATTCTGAAACATTGAATCGTATATTActtactaataatttttaaaaactaaaggaCCAAGTATGTTTGGGTCAGGTTGATCCGTTTCGATTATATTTGGTTTTTATTATGTGACGGTTATTGAATTTTACGAGTTTTTTTATACACGTTAACGATAAACTTTAGATACACTATTACAAAAAAAAGGGGAAAGGAAACAGGTTTTTAAAACCGGTCCCTAAACCGGTTCCTATGTAATCTTCTTCTAGCCTGACCTATATCACTAAACTCAATTTCCTTAATTTCATTTCACCATGCCTCTGTCTTTAGCTTTTGGTTTTTCTTCTTCACTTAATTCAAGTTCTGCATTATCAAACTCATTTGAATCGAAGTCTTCGGAGTTAACACTGTTGCTTAAATCCTTGAATCCTGAAACATACATACAGAGTATATATGCAGTCAAcataaatttaaaagcaagcatattTAAGTTACTTCGTTACTAGCAAGCATATACATAAATCAATCTCATACATAAACAATCAACATGAACAGAACAATAATTGCATACATGACCTCAAACTTAACTTGAAAGAGAAACCTAACTTAATGAACTAAAAAAACAATTAGTAATGAATTATCAACCATAAAATTCAAACAAAGTAAGCCAAATTATTAAAGTAGAAGGGTAGGGGACTTACTGTAAGTATGTTGATTATTAAGTTAAACCCGAACAGACCAACATAAATCATGTTAAAATAAACAATTCAGAGTGAATGTCAATTCATAATTATAAAAAATACCAGAATATATCTGCAAATCGAAAGATTAAACCACGATGTTCTTAGCACTCAACTTGAACCCTGTGCCAGTAAGATGTGTTGCTCTACTCTTTATATTCTTTACTTCAGCCTATGAAAGAACACAATGTAACAAAGTTAAGCTATAATCAATAAACAAAAGGATGTGAAATTACTTTTTCCTACATACACACACGTATTCACCGATTCATCTTCAATTAAGCATACGAACACGAATTGATCGAAATCTAAtctttacaagtggtatcagagcgtaagtAGCTAGTTTTCTAGTTTTCTTAAGTTTCAAACTGTTTTTTGGCGGTTCAAGATTTcaaagaattttgatgaattcTGTAAATGTAGATAGATTTATCATCATCTAGTGAACAGTCGTTCCAAATCTCAGAAGCTAATTCCTACAATCGAGTCCTAATTTTTGAAATTTTTAGTTTGAAAAATATAGAACACAGATCGAATTCACGAGTTTGatttaagtgttattttgaaaagtataattgcagaagtgttaggaattaCCTCACGAAACTATCTGCAATTTTTCACATCCAAATTCTTATTTTTGAAATAGCTCCGCCGTGAACTACCACGAACCACCACCACTTCCGGCACCGGATTCTGAACAACCTTCAACTTCGGTTAGAACACCATCGGCTAAGGCTCAAGTGTCCAACGACCGATACTTGATTCCCTCTGTCCATAATCATTCACCATCGACCGACAGTCATCTTCCATCGATCGAGGGTGTGAAATATCAAAATTCGTAAAATAGGAACGTTATGCTGCCCAAATTTCGATAGATATACTCAATTGATTTTGTTTCCGTCATTTGATTTTAGGTGTACAATATTAGGGTTCCTGCTGTTTGATTTGGGTAAAAtacgtgaagaagaagaagatgtatTAAAGGGCTTAATAGCGAGGTGATTTGAATCAAACTATAACGAATTGTTTGTGAGGCAAGATCAATTACCACATCGACCAAAGCTACAAATTGTTCACCAAAAACAATGACAAAGCAAACCGAGAAATTCACTACTCAAACTTCTGCATCAATTCTCTGTCATAACTCGACCTTAACCAtaaagacgaatacaataacatatgatttcatcgcgaggtattgacctctatatgcgacatttttcaaaaactgcattcgtttttacaatacaaaccatagtttttattacaaatacaaagtttaaacaacttaataatgattatcgtttagcgataatcttagacttacaaactttacatgtgataataacaatacgacttccaacatattttacattacaaatcctccgatatgcagttttattttttgacacaaatatgcatactcaagatcttgcttaaattcaacatattgcagcggaagcttttagttatcacctgagaataaacatgcttaaaatgtcaacataaagttggtgagatataggtttaatgccggcagcgttataaatatagaccacaagatttcatatataaacgttttaataaaaatattctaagttgttgagcacttgataaccatacttaacatttaatcaacgtcgcatattccatttattatgaaatcttactacaccgtaccaagtgtagtcaccgaaatgaagtactgtgcaaccgttgaatactggtcgtccagtccggttggggttgtcaggcccgatagatctatcaacaggattcgcgtttacaatacctcatgtaaataatagttaccaagttacagggaagtatgccagtggtacaactcaacgtagaatatatatatttttaatcacttgtgtccataacgtaaatcataaagtgcatgtattctcatcccaaaatatttagagtttaaaagtgggactatatactcacttttgccttgaaggtatttatcatgacttggtctccgatagatatcacgaacctaaccatatatataatatatcaacatattttctttttaagtaatcgttacatatatatatatatatatatatatatatatatatatatatatatatatatatatatatatatatacttttaatacttttaatattttcttagtccgtagttagcagtccgatgttagtggtccataattagttgcttaaataaaataaataaagaccccatcgtattcgtattgatcagaattaatctcgacccatgataccatgttgtcaagtgacgtgttgcgtacataaagtacaagtaccgtgttgtcaaatgacgtgttgcgtacaatcatgaggtcttatgattaatcttctcgtgttgtttacgggtggtcctgaaatatataaaatcaaatcgtaagtaaatatatatgaaatatcatattaattagaaatatatgattaatttaatttttctccaaatattttcgtagctaaactagcttcggatacccgatcttgttttagtcgtagttacaactccgtttttgttggttcaacttgccacttccttggatcgagtcaaattttaagaatatgaactgaaaataccttaggttgtattcgaaatcacaggttataggtcaaactttggtgaaacttatgaaagtgatcattttccatcataaaaacaacatt
This genomic stretch from Rutidosis leptorrhynchoides isolate AG116_Rl617_1_P2 chromosome 11, CSIRO_AGI_Rlap_v1, whole genome shotgun sequence harbors:
- the LOC139874323 gene encoding F-box only protein 8-like; the encoded protein is MANYIPLVIQIKILCRLPAKSLIRFRSVSKDWKSLIDSSNFNSDFIVHQARRKRLLLWSDYTHNDCIVDVDDSIPQQKISLSHPLSFNRFYCRLRKRKQMKFVGCSYGLLCYAGRYLSSEDDDYFNCYVIWNPTIRKSVVINALYNKRIYVGFGVCPNTLDPKIVRINIIHVSRDDVQYDDNKDKVWRVEVFTLRGRVWRSPLTKLPRKWLKIDLYRKGTGYKTPLVINGFIYWCAYSNSTNMVVFFDLGSEEFAKVQVPSYLYNTFDIFKLRNSLGVVGIDREEVHNVCLLDHVSKSFIKLYTFTLPKMWSWSKILGFRDDEQLIIIKRDNDAHGSEFVAYDPNLKHFNGLKNDVSCFTFTSYSESLLLLDQSGTLDDDDDDEGDVAHTTRFLDHQR